The DNA segment agtatttaatgtagtGTCTAGCCAAgtgaacaaataaatattatattaaacaaaatgaacACTCCCAAATCAACAGATGTTGGTCACTGTCTTGTGATGTGCCTGACTAGAATGGGCATTACTGCAGAGGAATACCTATGCTCTTCATGACTTCTACACATACTTTCTTTAATTTAACACAACAGACCAGCTGCAGCTCTTACAATAGTTCATCCTACAGAAATCTGAACATAAACTCTAAATAATGGTTCTaaccaatttaaaagaaaatttacttgctcatattttctttatttttacatttaaataacgTAACAAATTACACATATTGATAAGGAAAAAAACTGCACAATGTACTGCTAGCTCCATAATCTACGTTTCAGTATATATATCACTGTAGCAAAAAAGAACACAAGAGCTATAAATATCAGGAGTTTGTCTGTTAATTCTCTTTGACCATATTTAGTCAAAAGTCTTTTAGAGTTCTGTATATGGCCTCCCAttgttttgaattcttcatgtgtgtcAGTCAAGTTTTTCGAAGACGCCTCTGAAAATATACAATCAAATTAAATTCAATTATGATGTTAAAATGCAATACATACGACTTTGTGCTGATAAAAATGAGTatacaattttgttaaaaccattaaaatacttaaaaaacgaaaatttgTTAGTTTCATATTACATGTTCACATTTTATTACAATGGAGCGTATACCTTTCTGCTCATGATGTATTTATATACATCTCTATTTTTTATCAAAGTATATTCTGGAAAGGGTTTCTgattatatataattcatattcttttgtATTCAAGCAGATACAGCTTCCCTAGGGAAAAAGGAAAATGGTATTTCCACTGCTcagaaacagtgaaaatatcaattttatttcactgagataTTCTAGTATTTCACTGATAAACATGATATATGCAAATAAAGTAAAGTATTTGGTCAAATTTAAAGAGCCATAGAAAATGGCATGTTTTCATGAATTTGGTTCGAATCTTGATGATAGAACATTGCAACACTGTTCAGCATACATGAAATTAACACAGCAACCCAtcaatgtaaaaaatttaaaaaatattaataatttactGAACAATATGTTACCTAAAGCAGTGAGAGTTAGGTTTCCTTTTTTAACTTGTGCATCCATTGTCTGGTTAAGTTCCATTAAACTTTCTGTAATATTCGTGGCCGTCTTGGCCAAGTTCTCTTTTGTATTAATATTtctacaaaacaaaatgttagaaattatacaaatatttcagaaatatttaattaaaggGTCACAAACAAAACCAATAATTGACTGTTTTACTGAACACTCATTTTTGGCCTAAACCAACATGAAAAGCTACTGATCCTCCAAAGAAAAATAGGGGGTCACCGTGTGTCCAccttttaaccaatgaaaatgaTTGAATCTTGTGGGAGGTAAAAACGAAACATACATGCctttattatttataatgtaCCAATATGCACAGCATATTCCATTATGTGCACCTTAGGAAAATAagccaaatacatgtatatagcatttaaaacaacttttttaatgGAATAACTGATATAGTAGAACAATATAGCAGAACAATCTAAATGTGTCAGCATGTAACCAACTGGCCGAGCAAATATAGCAGAACAATCTAAATGTGTCAGCATGTAACCAACTGGCCCAGCAAATATAGCAGAACAATCCAAATGTGTCAGCATGTAACCAACTGGCCCAGCAAATATAGCAGAACAATCTAAATGTGTCAGCATGTAACCACCTGGCCCAGCAAATATAGCAGAACAATCCAAATGTGTCAGCATGTAACCAACTGGCCCAGCAAATATAGCAGAACAATCTAAATGTGTCAGCATGTAACCAACTGGCCGAGCAAATATAGCAGAACAACCTAAATGTGTCAGCATGTAACCAACTGGCCGAGCAAATATAGCAGAACAACCTAAATGTGTCAGCATGTAACCAACTGGCCCAGCAAATATAGCAGAACAATCTAAATGTGTCAGCATGTAACCAACTGGCCCAGCAAATATAGCAGAACAATCTAAATGTGTCAGCCTGTAACCAACTGGCCCAGCAAATATAGCAGAACAATATAAATGTTTCAGCATGTAACCAACTGGCCCAGCAAATTAAGCAAAACTGTTCAAACAGGTCAGTCTGAATGCCGGCCTGTTTTTCTAGTGTAGACCATTTACCTTTTTCTAGCTGTTCCACCAGTGAGAAGTTCATCTTTTTCTTGTTTATCTATAGACATTTTCACTGTTAAGTTGGTCTTCCGTAATGATGCAATATTgctggaaaataaaaaaggaaaacaaaaagaaTGAAAACGATGGGTAGCATTAAACTGTATAATCTTGTATTTTCATAGTTAAATCCTTCTATTTGAATGACTTGATCTATTATACAAGAGGCCCaagtgggcctaagtcgctcacctgaggccagctttgacctaattagatcttgcttgtgacaaagtattaaatttaaaaagaattaaaaaaaaataattttaaattatgaattaaaaaagactttctatttttagctctagcggcccctaaaaggggacaagtgcccccatttgaacaaacttgggagaggaccatataattatgctacataccaagtttgatgaagatccatcaagcagttcatgatatgttgtttaaaaggtatttctatttttaaagggccaagtgcccccatttgaacaaaattgggagaggaccatataatgatgccacataccaagtttaatgaagatccatcaagcggtgcatggtaagaagttgtttaaatgtatttctatttttagctctagcagccccttaaaggggccaagtgcccccatttgaacaaatttgggagaggaccatataatgatgcttcagaccaagtttgatgaagatccatcaagcggttcatgagaagaagtcgtttcaaggtatttctatttttagccctaacagcccctaaaaggggccaagtgcccccatttgaacaaaattgagaaaggaccttataatgatgctacagaccaagtttgatgaaaatccatcaaacggttcatgagaagaagtcgtttaaaggtatttctatttttagctctagcggcccctaaaaggggccaaatgcccccatttgaacaaattttggagaggaccatataatgatgctacagaccaagtttgatgaagatcaatcaagccgTTTAAAGGTTtctctgtttttagctctagcggcccctaaaagaggccaagtgcccccatttgaacaaatttgggagaggattatataacaatgctacagaccaagattgatgaagatccatcaagcggttcatgagaagaaattgtttaaaggtatttctttttttagctctagcggcccctaaaagaggccaagtgcccccatttgaacaaagttgggagaggaccatataacaatgctacagaccaagattgatgaagatccatcaagcggttcatgagaagaagtcgtttaaaggtatttctatttttagctctagcggcccctaaaaggggccaagtgcccccatttgaacaaacttgacagaggaccatataatgatgctaaagactaagtttgatgaagatcgatcAAGCGGTTCATGTTTAcaagtcgtttaaatgtatttctatttttagctctagcggcccctaaaaggggccaagtgcccccatttgaacaaatttgggagaggactttataataatgctacagaccaagtttgatgaagatccatcaagcggttcatgagaagaagttgtttcaaggtttttctatttttagccctagcggcccctaaaaggggccaagttcccccatttgaacatatttgggagaggaccttataatgatgctacagaccaagtttatgaagatccatcaagcggttcatgagaagaagtcgttcaaaggtatttctatttttaactctagcggcccctaaaaggggccaagtgcccccatttgaacaaacttgacagaggaccatataatgatgctaaagactaagtttgatgaagatcaatcaagcggttcatgtttacaagtcgtttaaatgtatttctatttttagctctagcggcccctaaaatgggccaagtgccccaatttgaacaaatttgggagtggactttataataatgctacagaccaagtttaatgaagatccatcaagcggttcatgagaagaagttgtttcaaggtttttctatttttagccctagcggcccctaaaaggggccaagtgcccccatttgaacatatttgggagaggaccttataatgatgctacagaccaagtttgatgaagatccatcaagcggttcatgagaagaagtcgtttaaaggtttttctatttttagctctagcagcccctaaaaggggccaagtgcccccatttgaacaaaattgaaagaggacattataatgatgctacagactaagattgatgaagatccatcaagcggttcatgagaagaagtcgtttcaaggtttttctatttttagctctagcggcacctaaaaggggccaagtgcccccatttgaacaaacttgggagaggaccttataatgatgctacagaccaagtttgatgaagatccatcaagcggttcatgagaagaagtcgtttaaaggtttttctatttttagctctagcggcccttaaAAGGAGCCAaatgccctcatttgaacaaatttgatagaggacctcaccaggacgctacagaccaaatttggtgttattctgacaagtagtttcagaggagaagatgtttaagtaaaattgtggacgacggacgatggaccaACCACcctatactaacagctcaccctgaacctttggttcaggtgagctaaaaaaactagagctatcactaaaggtgatgaatgtaccccccgcatgcactgacacagtacattgcaatctgacgcacacaagattgcataattatgtggactgtatgtatatagactgtatgtatacagtatagtgaCAAAAGacaaagtctcataactatgcagaatatttatctaaaagaatgtaacatgcaccatgcacaactagggttggtactgatcacttgtgtgaagtttcattaaattgtgtgcaagggtttggtagattaggcacgcacaagattgcatatgcagactgtatgtacatagtatgttaacaagaaacaaagtcccataactctgcaatttttgtcgctgaaagaacctaacatgccccatgcacaactactgttgttactgatcacttgtgtgaagtttcattaaattgtgtcaaggggatgaggagagatggtgcgcacaagatcgtgtctatgtatatagcatagtaacaaaaaaaacaaagtcccataactctgcaatttttgtcgctgaaagaacctaacatgccccatgcacaactactgttgttactgatcacttgtgtgaagtttcattaaattgtgtcaaggggatgaggagagatggtgcacacaagattgtgtctatgtatatagtatagtaacaaaaaaacaaagtcccataactctgcaaatttttttttctaaaagaacctaacatgccccatgcacaactagcacaactactgttggtactgatcacttgtgtgaagtttcattaaattgtgtcaaggggatgaggagagatggtgcgcacaagattgtgtctatgtatatagtatagtaacaaaaaaacaaagtcccataactctgcaaattttttttctaaaagaacctaacatgccccatgcacaactactgttggtactgatcacttgtgtgaagtttcattaaattctgtcaaggggataaggagagatggtgcgcacaagattgcgtctacgaacagacagacagacagacagacaacctgaaaccagtatacccccccttacaactttgttgttggggggtacaaaaaaaagagacaaggcaaattccacgaaaaccaggtttttcaaacacTTTAGCTACTCTGTATCAATTAATCAAACTTTTTAGTatcatcaaaataagaaaagaaagaagaaaacatAACATTCAAAAACTTAAGTAAACTTCCATCGCAATATCTCATTTCTAAGTAAGAGTTGTTAAGCAGAAATAAAGttcctatttttagtaacagcaaCCCCAAATATAAATACAAGCCAAAGCTAGTTCTTTGTTATAAGCTGTTTATACACCAAGTTTGAATCAGTATGTCAATCGTAACTAAAGTTATAAACTGGAAACCATCTTTTTGACAattccagcaaaaaaaaaaattcaatctatttttctatttttagtaactgtgacatttaccttgagcctttggcatctaaatggttcttttttattaccaaaaaagaaaaaaaaagttaagccTGGACCAGGATTAGAACCACTACTCGTCAGCTGCACTCAAAATTACTACTGTTACAAACGGTACAATAGCCCAATGCCTTAGCCCACTGTGCTACGGTGGAATTTTCGAAGTATGCACATTAAATTAGTTAtgctgaccttgatcttgataCCACTATCGCCATATGTAATCCCAATCTTGGTTTTTGTATAAGCTACCTATCTGCCAAGTTAAATTTGAACACATCAatttaaacaaaagttattgaacaaaaactgttttattctatttttagtaacagtgaccctgaccttgacctcACTGACCCCAAATACAATCCAAACCTTGGTCttactataagctacctataggccaattttcatttcaaaatttccaaaaaaaaaacaacatttttagtaattgtgactttgaccttgactctATATACATGGTTCCTTTTTCATTaccgaaaaagaaaaaaaattaaggctGAACAGTTATTAGAAATAGAATCACTACTTGTCTGTCACACTCCAAAATTACTACTGTAACATTACAAAAGGAACAATTGCCCAATGCCTTAGACCACTGTGCTACGGTGGAATTTTCAAAGTATGCACAATAAatcaaactagagctgcttttgagaaaagtgcatgtctcccacaactgcctaatcatctaaatagtaagtcagtctttatatactgtttactcactacaaatatacctttgaagagtaaaaaggctgattttgggtaattcaagggccataattctgaagtgcctcgggcgatttggctagttaatgaacttggccgaggagttatggtcaaaaacatttggttcaagtttggtgaagatcggatgagaactgttcgacttagagcgcggacaagagtaaaaaggccgattttcggtaattcaagggccataattccgaagtgcctgggccgatttggctagttatcgaacttggccgaggacttatggtcaaacacattttgttcaagtttggtgaagatcggatgagaaatgttcgacttagagcgcggacaagagtaaaaaggccgattttcggtaattcaagggccataattccgaagtgcctgggccgatttggctagttatcgaacttggccgaggacttatggtcaaacacattctgttcaagtttggtgaagatcggatgagaataataatatctgtcatgtgtttacgaatcggataggaatatccgtcccgagggcacctgcgcattgggcagtaatgaggcttgccgaattaccgcccatgcatAGGTgtccgagggacggatatttccatccgattcgtaaacacatgactgatattttttcttgcatatcgtatacatgttagcattttattttggcagattatttttcttgcatatcgtattttacaaataacaggtagaaatactttctttgtagcactctttcttatagtacagcgcgggaaattaacgtccgtaagcagaagtgacgtcttGATGTTTTgtgttacgcacaataacaaagttccactttagttttatcgtttgtagcgtaatgTTATGTTCGTActgtaaactaacgtattttgaatcgagaaatatactataaggaatggagagaaacCATCAAGGTACCttcttttttcgtatttttacataaacaatatattatcagtgcatgaaccactagttgtcattaacagcatgagagtcatctggcatgggggtgccagatgggttttgccaacatgggtaaaatcaccagaaacgccagtccggtgtgcaagaaatgttcgacttaaagagtgcagacaagatttgtgacaagacatacagacggacacacacacagacaggagtaaatcaatatgtctcccacaccactgtgtggtgggagacataatttctTGGTTAGCGCATAAGTATGATTTCGACTAAAGGACACAAACTTGTTTCAACAGAAGATTTTTTAGCAAATTACTTCTCCTTTATAAGCGTCACCTGGTCATTCTCTGTCTATGATTTTCCACATTTTTCAGGATAACTTGTCTGTCTTCATCTCTATCCTGCTCCTTTCCAAGCCTCTCTAAATCctggcaaaaaataaaaatattaatttcaagtTATACTTTGTCATGTATATGCCATCAACTGTTCACCcctaaatatgtatttttaaacaattaatatttatttagtgtCTCCAGATAATAAAACTCTTACAACTTAAGACCTTCCTtttgaacttattttttcttctgCATTTACAGATGAAAAACTGCTATGACATTTTATGGTATATTTATATCAATActgatatatcaaattaaaggtAATATCATGCAATTCAGTGAATTCCTTTCCATAGTAGTTTAAGAGAACAAGTTCTTTGCTTcgattatttaatttaattttatttttttaccatcCAACAACATCTTTTCAAGAGTACAAGGCAGTTTTGTTCCTGTATCAATTATGAACAAATTTGATCACCATCATAAATTTGGGATAATTTAATTCTAGCTGGTTTTAACGCTGTcagaacaacaagagctgtctgtaagacagccagtgctcaaCTATCTGAatcattgtcccagaagcaggaatattaccctaaatgttaaaatatctatagagtttcaatccagtatctgcattagttttggagatagttacttgcatgcaaaactttaaacagaagttttaagttcaaaaggggacatgatttggccaaaatgcatgtcagagttatgggacttgatgcaatcaactagttttataaccccgaagacacatgtgaagtttcaatttaatatctgcatttgttttgcagatagtaatttgcacaaaaaactttaaccagaattttctaagtccaaaagggggcataatttgcccaaaatacatgtcaaagttatgggacttaactcagtgaggttggtaactgacctagaaaaaaaaaatttttttttaaatctataagcctttaagtaatagctatatgtacttgcatgcaaaactttaaccaggattttctaagtccaaaa comes from the Mercenaria mercenaria strain notata chromosome 9, MADL_Memer_1, whole genome shotgun sequence genome and includes:
- the LOC123546430 gene encoding vesicle transport protein SEC20-like, with protein sequence FQDVRDCKDTEELEDLNSKARNILNQLKTKIQDLERLGKEQDRDEDRQVILKNVENHRQRMTSNIASLRKTNLTVKMSIDKQEKDELLTGGTARKRNINTKENLAKTATNITESLMELNQTMDAQVKKGNLTLTALEASSKNLTDTHEEFKTMGGHIQNSKRLLTKYGQRELTDKLLIFIALVFFFATVIYILKRRLWS